The following proteins are encoded in a genomic region of Oncorhynchus keta strain PuntledgeMale-10-30-2019 chromosome 8, Oket_V2, whole genome shotgun sequence:
- the LOC118386738 gene encoding cell division cycle-associated protein 4-like, with translation MYSKGTKRKFFDSVDAATDNKAALYSRQRQSLLDMSLIKLQLCHMLVEPNMCRSVLIANTVRHIQEEMTHDGSWQLVTEVFGGSGPSDHLVATEVLCRSSVLEQQGGGPKLYSVMGYDGCREEEVVTDEALCSVTFSDGAPALLGTIDHCWDRAELRMAAVEDRVIKDSGSEVESGQGAKTVMGQVFGTFEIKNGTPGSDPALEELFSAVDASYYDLDTMLTSIQSTPKMGPYNLLDSMASSHGPTSNSSCRTDLSELDHIMEIIVGS, from the coding sequence ATGTACTCCAAGGGCACCAAACGCAAGTTCTTTGACAGTGTGGACGCGGCGACGGACAACAAGGCGGCGTTGTACAGCCGGCAGCGCCAGTCCCTGCTGGACATGTCTCTGATCAAGCTGCAGCTGTGCCACATGCTGGTGGAGCCCAACATGTGCCGCTCGGTCCTCATTGCCAACACGGTGCGCCATATCCAGGAGGAGATGACCCATGACGGTAGCTGGCAGTTGGTCACTGAGGTTTTCGGCGGCTCTGGCCCATCTGACCACCTGGTGGCCACCGAGGTTTTGTGTCGGTCATCGGTGCTGGAGCAGCAGGGCGGTGGGCCCAAGCTCTACTCGGTGATGGGCTACGATGGTTGCCGCGAGGAAGAAGTGGTAACGGACGAGGCTCTCTGTTCTGTGACATTTAGCGACGGGGCCCCGGCCCTCTTGGGGACCATCGACCACTGCTGGGACAGGGCAGAACTGAGAATGGCGGCGGTAGAGGACCGGGTCATCAAAGACTCCGGTTCAGAGGTCGAGTCTGGGCAGGGGGCTAAAACAGTGATGGGGCAGGTGTTTGGGACGTTCGAGATCAAAAATGGCACCCCTGGGTCAGACCCGGCACTAGAGGAGCTGTTCTCAGCCGTTGATGCCTCGTATTATGACTTGGACACCATGCTCACAAGCATTCAGAGCACCCCCAAGATGGGGCCTTACAACCTTCTGGACAGCATGGCCTCCTCCCATGGCCCCACGTCCAACTCCAGCTGTAGAACCGATCTCAGTGAACTTGACCACATTATGGAGATCATTGTCGGCTCTTAG